In the genome of Triticum urartu cultivar G1812 chromosome 5, Tu2.1, whole genome shotgun sequence, one region contains:
- the LOC125509226 gene encoding U-box domain-containing protein 19-like, giving the protein MPAPTPPRSQPKRRRPLALPAVCPCEGIAPEPLLASLVSLTADVASRRAGDASAFPVLRRGTRQAVRLAGLLLAFLEEIQDAAATLSHSAVVGLTELHVAMQKMRFLLTDCARRGGRLWVLVNAELIASELRLCLGSVAAAMDVLPTSIVGASVESGELGRLVSDQAWRAVVRPDAGDKLAVRSIRSIMDTFKMGVAPEADDVMRVLRRIRVESWFVAEEIAFLDGELSARFDAGDENSSEVVLLNNLMAFLVYCRVVLFDHIDSKQSDATAARPATCPEWIRPEALQCPITLELMTDPVTVSTGQTYDRASITRWMKAGCRTCPVTGEKLRTADLVPNAALCGIIERMLLSNGVSLPETGSRHHHGDADGSAATFSPSATGAARLAVSYIVAQFSTGSTEERRKATSEARKLSKHSVFYRALFVEANAVPWLLCLLSCMDASVQDNAVASLLNLSKHPGGRTALVEAGGIGLVVDIVNVGAKAETQQNAVAILFYLSSNAEYAEEIGRFPEAIPTLVRLIKEGAHRGRKNAMVSLYGLLQSPSNHAKAVAAGAVVVLAGLLSSDRDGDLACDTVSLLARIAEQPAGAQAVLARAGLVARLVEFLAASASRSGKDHCVGLLVMLCRHGGEKVVALLGRMPGLMGSLHSLVADGSPATCKKARSLISMIHRHYELTRPSSSPVPLPVPTPDAGDRFVRLVL; this is encoded by the coding sequence ATGCCGGCCCCGACGCCGCCACGGAGCCAGCCGAAACGCCGGCGGCCGCTTGCTCTCCCCGCGGTCTGCCCGTGCGAGGGCATCGCGCCGGAGCCGCTCCTCGCCTCCCTAGTTTCGCTCACTGCCGACGTGGCGAGCCGCAGGGCCGGCGACGCCAGCGCCTTCCCCGTGCTCCGCCGCGGCACCCGCCAAGCAGTGCgcctcgccggcctcctcctcgcttTCCTCGAGGAGATCCAGGATGCTGCGGCGACGCTGTCGCACTCCGCCGTGGTCGGTCTCACGGAGCTGCACGTCGCCATGCAGAAGATGAGGTTCCTGCTCACGGACTGCGCGCGTCGAGGGGGCCGCCTGTGGGTGCTCGTGAACGCTGAGCTCATAGCGTCTGAGCTCAGGTTGTGTCTGGGATCCGTCGCGGCGGCCATGGATGTGCTGCCGACGAGCATCGTCGGTGCATCCGTTGAGTCGGGGGAGCTCGGGCGGCTGGTATCGGATCAGGCGTGGCGCGCGGTGGTGCGGCCTGACGCCGGCGACAAACTAGCAGTGCGGAGCATACGGTCTATCATGGATACCTTTAAGATGGGCGTCGCGCCGGAGGCGGATGATGTGATGCGGGTGCTCCGCCGGATCAGGGTCGAAAGCTGGTTTGTCGCCGAGGAGATCGCTTTCCTAGATGGCGAGCTCTCCGCGCGGTTCGACGCCGGCGACGAGAACAGCAGCGAGGTGGTCCTCCTCAACAATCTGATGGCGTTCCTGGTGTACTGCCGCGTGGTGCTGTTCGATCACATTGACTCGAAGCAGTCGGATGCGACGGCGGCGCGACCGGCGACGTGCCCGGAGTGGATCAGACCGGAGGCGCTGCAGTGCCCGATCACACTGGAACTCATGACCGACCCGGTGACCGTGTCCACCGGCCAGACATACGACCGCGCGTCCATCACACGGTGGATGAAGGCCGGGTGCCGCACGTGCCCAGTCACCGGCGAGAAGCTCCGCACCGCCGACCTCGTGCCGAACGCCGCGCTGTGCGGGATCATCGAGCGGATGCTGCTCAGCAACGGCGTCTCGCTTCCCGAGACGGGCTCCAGGCACCACCACGGCGACGCTGACGGCTCAGCCGCTACATTCAGTCCGTCGGCCACCGGCGCCGCGCGGCTCGCCGTTAGCTACATCGTGGCGCAGTTCTCGACGGGGTCGACGGAGGAGCGTAGGAAGGCGACGTCCGAGGCCCGCAAGCTCTCCAAGCACAGCGTGTTCTACCGGGCGCTCTTCGTGGAGGCCAATGCCGTACCGTGGTTGCTGTGCCTCCTGTCCTGCATGGACGCGTCCGTGCAGGACAATGCCGTGGCGTCCCTACTCAACCTCTCCAAGCACCCCGGTGGCCGGACGGCGCTCGTCGAGGCAGGAGGCATCGGCCTCGTGGTCGACATCGTCAACGTCGGCGCCAAGGCCGAGACGCAGCAGAACGCCGTGGCCATTCTCTTCTACCTCTCGTCGAACGCCGAGTACGCCGAGGAGATTGGCCGGTTCCCGGAGGCCATACCGACGCTAGTGCGGCTCATCAAGGAGGGCGCGCACCGAGGCCGGAAGAACGCCATGGTCAGCCTCTACGGTCTGCTCCAATCCCCGAGCAACCACGCCAAAGCCGTTGCCGCCGGCGCCGTGGTGGTGCTTGCTGGCCTCCTTTCCAGCGACCGCGACGGCGACCTCGCCTGCGACACCGTCTCGCTGCTGGCGAGGATCGCCGAgcagccggcgggcgcacaggccGTGCTCGCGCGGGCGGGCCTAGTCGCCCGCCTCGTCGAGTTCCTCGCCGCGTCGGCCTCTCGTTCCGGGAAGGACCACTGCGTGGGGTTGCTGGTCATGCTGTGCCGGCACGGCGGCGAGAAGGTGGTCGCCCTGCTGGGCCGGATGCCGGGGCTGATGGGGTCGCTGCACTCGCTCGTCGCCGACGGCAGCCCGGCGACCTGCAAGAAGGCGCGGTCGCTGATCAGCATGATCCACCGGCATTACGAGCTGACCAGGCCGTCGTCATCGCCGGTGCCGCTGCCGGTGCCTACACCGGACGCCGGCGACCGTTTCGTTCGGCTCGTGCTATAG